CCTGGTATACCTAACGAAGCCTAAACTACTCAGTCTCATAGTATATTTATTCACTTTACATTACCTTAGGTTTAAGCACTCCACATCGAATACTTCTGAGGTTCCATGACACTGATAGGCTGAACTTTACCCTCGTCCTGCTTATCCCCATCGGGAATACTGCTGTCGTTATCgtcatctccttcttgcTCATTCGATGTTATTAACTCATTCTTCTTACTCACTACGATTCTTGGAGCCCGATTGGCTTCAAAAACAGCTTCTTCACAGAGTTGTAGTCCCTCATCTGTGGCACCAAGATCGCTTGCTTCGATCAATTTCGTCCTCACTGCAAGTGCCTGTTTTCTCAGAGAAAGCCTATCTATAAGTAAATTATGCTTTTCCAGAGCCAAACTTCGCTTTTCTTCCAACACCTGGCTCTCTAAGGCTTTCAATTGTTCCATTTTTTgatcaaacttcttcaaagaaagctccaatattgatgaaatcaacCCGTCTTGCTTTCTGAGTTCTATTTCTGACTTGGCATCGCAGTTTCCCATTATTGCACCATAAGCCTTTTTGATTGCTTTACTAGcttctccatctttctttaaaTCTTCTGCTGTTAACACCGAATCACCAACACTCGACACAAGTTGACTCACTGCATTATGAATACCGTTGGCAATGCCTTCCTGATGGTTGTCCTCTGAAACCTCGCCGTTCCCGAGTTTgagtctcttcaaataatCCAGATAAGTTTCCTTACTAAGCTGTTTCTCCAAGTATCTATCTTCAATAGGAAGTTGAATAAACTTCGCTATACACTGCTCCTTGGTCCTAGAACCAACATGACCACAGATGGAATTCCAGTTATTTCCATACATTTCTATAGCTTCCAATAAAAGCAATATCTCCTGATCTGACCAAGGACGTGAATCAGATTCAGCCTGAATCTTGTCCAATTTGACAAAATCAGCGCTCTTGAAAGTCGAAGGAAACTGACCATCCTCAAACGCACGCGATGAAATGTTTTGTTTACTCTTGAGGTTATGATACCTTGTTTCGGTAATATCATTACCAGTAATGCTACAGTAAAGCTGTTTAATTCCAGCAAATTTGGTGTTCTTACTAGTTTCCTCATTGCGCAATGTGAACGCATCCTGAGTAGAGTCGTAGATGTTATGTCTTAGCTCTAAGTTGAGAGgaatttcatcaactttaaGCGAAGGAGATGtcttctgtttcttgaGAGGTGGCTCATCGGTAGAAGCGACATCAGTAGTATGATCAACATCACCTGCAACCTTAATGTCTGCTCCTTCTGGAATGAACGGCTCAAATCCGGTGGGCTTATCCAAGGTGATCTGGAAATGTCCGGTATACTGAGGACCTGTACGGAATGACTTAGTTTTAGGATCGATCTGATAATTGATCAACCCCCACTTCATCAGAAATCCATGAATCCTCATAATAGAGGCTACGTCTCCTGCCAAGTTCCTCCTAGCAGCAGTGACAGAGAGATATTCCAGGGGATTTAATCGGTATGTGTTGATCATAAAATCTCTCATTTCCTTGTAAACCTTAGGAGTCTTGAATCGAGACTCTACGGCAAAGAACTCCGGTAACGATCGCTTCTCAATATCATGAATCTTGTTCATGTCAAACCATTTGGCGTACGAGGGAATAATAACCGGCTTGCTTTGCTTTGCAATAAACTTCTGGGCATCCTCTTCAAGCTGTCTGATCTTCTGATCAATGTCTGTCTTGACCACAGTTTCGGTGGGCCCATTATGTTCAACGGTTTCGGTGGGCTCAGTTTTCCCAACGGTCTCCGTAGGCTCCATAGGCTCTGTTTGCTCTGTTTGCTCCGCAGTCTCTGTTTGCTCCGTCTGCTCTGTTTGCTCCGTCTGCTCTGTTTGCTCCGTCTGCTCCGTCTGCTCAACGGGACCCACAGGATCTTCAGAGGCTTTTTCGCTCATCTTGATTCAAACTCAATTAATCTGTAACGCGTAAAATTCGTATGTAGCGTATATTTTCGAAAATAGCGCTTGTTGTTCAACACTTAACACTTTATTACGGCTCCAATACGGGATTCACCAGACACcaagatagagaaaaaattataAAATAAAACAAACCAAGACAAATAAACAAGGTGGCCAAGAAGACgtaaaatttttttcatcgGCTACGCGAATTGAGATGCTTAAGTAATCAAGTAAGATACGCCGTTATTGAATATATCCATACACAGACCAACTACTATACAAAACAggttcttttcaaaaccTCCACTCCGCATCTGCACTCTCTATTGCCCATGCAAATTTCTCTCTTAGTGCCTTCGTAAACAGTTTCTCTATAGGAACATCAAATTTCTTGGAAAACATCACCGTTAAACGAGGATCTATGTAGTTAACCTTGGATGTTGATAGTGCAACCGTAGaattatcttctttatccttTCGTTGAAGATTGGTGTTGGTGATTCTTtcctccaacttctccacctgtttctcaatcttctccaCCGTCATAGAACCTTTTAGTTCATACTTATGACTTCTAGCTTCAGCCTTCAGCTGCTTAGACTTCTCCTTGAATTTTTCTGCTCGCTTCTTCCtatcctccttcaatgCTTCTGATTTTTGCTTGTACTCTTCCTTACttaacttcttcttatccCAGTCCAACTTCTGCTTTTCCCTGGTATAGCGCTTTTCGTCCCGTTCTTTCTCATTCTCTAGAACCCTTTCcacaatctctttctcagtTTCCTTCGAcaattcatcaatctctACGAAATAATCacccttcttcttcttcaacttcttttccatctgaagaagtattctcttcaaacgAATCTTCCTCCATTgcatttcttcaatcttctcgTTCATCTTTTGAACCCCTGCTTCGAATCCTTTACTCACATTACGTTGATGATTACATAGAATGGCAACCTCTCTGTTGGCAGCATTGAACTGAACAACTTTCTCATTCACTGTACCCTTATTTGGAATTAAATCCAATTGCTCCTGCATTGTCTTAGATGCATTGTAGGTACGGAAAACCTTAGCAGTCAATCCTGGAAGATAGCTATGGAAATATTTGTTCAATATCGATGGATCCAAACGATCAAATAGATCATCTCCCGGTTTTTTCGGttccttcttgaaaataCGAAGATTCTTGAACACTTGCATGTCCACTTCCACCTCCTGATAAAATCTAACACTATCTTTTCCTAGAAAGTCAAAAATAACAACATTGGGAGGCTTCAGGAACACGTGCTCATATCTTAAAGAACAACAACCAACAGTATCTGCCTCATCCTCCGACTTCTCTCCTCCTGCTCTGAGTGCAAATACATCTATCAGATAGGTCGCAGTGGCTATCTGCCTTTCAATCATTAATCGagacttcaacttctttcgATAATCTGTTCTGATGGCATCAATataattcttcaaagcacGAGCCTTCTCGAACTTTTTAAAGTCACTGACTCCTTTAAGAGTAGAATTATTGGCAAAACGAACATATTTAACAGAGTTGGAGATATTTTCTCTCCACATTGCAAGCCACGCAACTGTATTATCATGCCTAATCTCTCCCCACTTATGTCCCCTCGGTGGAGAAGGAACAGGAGCACTCTTACCGAGGTTTAAAGATACTTGCTCAGGGTAAACTCGCCTTTTGAGTTTACCTGTTTTTGGATGTGCACCACGACCTCTGAATAAACCTGGAGGCTCGATTCGAAAGTTACCCACCTGTTCTTTACGACCATCCAAAAGACAATATTTGTacttttcttcactctTGAGCCTTTCATCTCGAAcccttttcctttcttgaGGAGGTAAggcctttttcttttctctttccttttcaaaatAGGCATACATCTTACTGAAATCACACTTATCGAACTCTTTAATTTCAGCCTCCGGACATCCtccattctctttcaacaccTCAATAAAATCATGAAAGAAATTCTTCTGAAAAACAGGGTTTTTGGCATTCTCTGTGCCAATCATCGCCCCAAAGAATCCCGCAACCTCTTCTGCAGCGGGCGGTAAACTTACAGGTTCTCCACCATATATTAATCTCACACTTTTCGGCAATGTCTTGTACTCGGGAGGAAAAATGACACCATGATGTTCCAACGTATGCCACTTGATTTCTCCATCGAAATCATCTTGATTTTCCCACCATTTATAgagatcaacttcttctttgatctgttcttctttcttcaatttgatctctttcttcactttactctctttctttactttactctctttcttcattgtACTCTCCttactctctttctttactttcttctctttcttcactttactctctttctctactctcttctctttaacCCCTTCCCTCACTTtagtctctttcttcaccttcttcaatttacGTCTCTTATCTCCTTTATCTTTTGACTGTCGCTTCCGCTTGCTGTATAATACAATTTCATCCTCGgaatcatttttttccttctcctctcttttcctACTCACCTTCGGTGCAACatactcatcatcatcctcagtTTTAATTGTATGCCTACGGCGAGAAAATACTGGCAACGGCACgtcatcctcttctccaGAAGTTGACACAGGCATAGCAActggaagaggaaaagaatcacTGCTAAGGAAcataaggaagaaggaataGAGATGAATAAAGTGATCCGCGTTTatttcattctttttccaacctcttttttttcagacGCGTTAGAATAATCTATGCATGGAGGTCACGTGAATAACTTAAGACATATATCAAATATAAGCTTTTCTTTCACCACAAGTGATAGGGTAGAAGAGCAAAAATGCATaaagattgaaaatgaatcTCGTAGGAATTATGGCCTCAACCAAAGGTTAATTGTTATAATTGTAAATTTGTATTGACCAGGTTTGGATAACCTCTGAAACTACTTACGATTTGTTTAATAATCTGTTACGTTGCCAGATTTTACATGACGTTGCTAATCAGCTCTTTTTATGCGAAATTAATGAATATTTCATGAGCGAAGCTAGGTGAAAGGAGTTGAAGTGGTTTTTTATCTCAGTCGAAAAAGCCATGTGCTCTCGGAAATAAGATATCGATTCCGACGGAGATATAACGGTAGATCCTATACCGACAAAAATGACATTGTATTCGGTAAAATTACCCTTTCGGGCGGCTCTAGGGCATTCTGTTAACCATTTCTCTATAACTTCTTTTACTTATCTCCGTGATTCTAATTTTTTTGCTATTGTACGGGCTAGCCGACAATAAAACGTCTTTCTATAAATAATTCTTGTCTTCTCCGCATGCTACCTAGCAATCACTTGGTGACGTAACAGTATTAATTCATTCCCAGGCGCAACGAAGTACGGGGTTAACAGCATAGTCCCGACACAAAATATTCggtatatatattttccGCATAATCCGGTATTTTACCAAGATTGCTTCTCTGCTAACTGTATATCTACGTTTTCTATTCGGTAATTACAATGGGTTTCGTATACAATCAATTATTCAAGCGACTTCCATATCCTACTGGATCTTATGCTGGGAAGACAGTTATCGTTACTGGTAGCAATACAGGCTTAGGTCTCGAGGCTGCACGACACTTTGCCAGATTGGGAGCTTCTAAGCTTATTCTTGGTGTTCgtaatttgaagaagggAGAGGAGGCAAAGAAGGATATCGAAAGTACTACGAAATGCGGTAAAAATGTGATCGAGGTTTGGAAGGTTGATATGTCCAGTTATGACAGTGTCAAGCAGTTTGCTACCAAAGTTAATAAAAAACTTGAACGTTTGGACACTTTCTTGGCCAATGCAGGAGTTGCCAAGACTCGTTTTGAGTTGGCGGAGGAAAACGAAACTAGTATCACTGTGAACGTAGTTTCTACTTTCCTTCTGGTGGGATTAATCATGCCtaaattgaaggaaactGCTTTAAAATTCCACACCAGACCTAATTTAACAATTACCTCATCGGAGGTTCATGCATGGACCAAGTTCCCTGCTAAGTCGGCGCCAGAAGGAAAGATTTTTGATACCTTAAGTGACAAGGattttcttgaaaagaatatgGGTGACCAGTATCAGGTtaccaaacttcttgaagttctAGCTGTCAGATATCTTGTCGAACACCATGACTTCCCGGTTACAATCGATTTGGTTAACCCTGGTTTTTGCAAGTCCCAATTAGGACGCGAAGTGAATTCATGGATATTCAGCTTGGGACAATTGATTTTGGCTATTAGTGCAGAAGCGGGAAGCCGTAACTTGGTTTTCGCAGCGTCTAGAGATGCTACATACAACGGAAACTACGTCAGCTATTGCGAACTTACCCAGCCTTCAGATTTTGTGTTAAGCGATGAGGGTAAGAAGGTTCAGGAACGAGTTGGTAATGAGTTAATGAAGAAACTCGAGACTATTCAACCTGGAATTACGGAAAATTTCTAACCTTTAGAATATTAAGCTTGTGGTGTTGattatttttattttttgttttgcAGTACTCGTTGTTTGACTCCTTGAGTACTTCCTTTTTAGGCGATCGTTCTTTTTTGGACGCTGATGTTTACATGTAAATATTTGTTACTAaatctttcaaattgatcttTATCTGTTTTAAGCCTTGTAGCATAGGAGATACCGAAAGCTCGCAGTTCAGTCAGCTTCTGGAAAAGATATTAACACTAACGAACTACAGCGGGCTGAGTTTGAATGCATTGAAGGGATATCAAATACGAGGAACTCTACTTTCCCCGTTATCTAGAGCAACCTAATCTTTTTGATAAACAGTACTGCCATCTTGGTCATCACTCGCTATTCATCCTTTCTCTCTTACCTTATTCCTTCCTGCGCTTCCTGGAGATTTTCATCTACCacccaaaaaggaaataggTAAACGAAATTTATTCTATTTACCTTTACCCAATTAGGCAATCTCGAACAAAAGTTAGTGCAGCgtaattttcttcaattttgaTCTCAACTACTTATAACTTTACTCATCTGTTTCTCCAGATACCGATTTTGTTTTACAACATATTCGTTGTACTGTTTGGTGATCATTTCCGTCAATATTTCAGCGAAATTGTTGAACGGGATTCCCAATAACAGATACCCTTGTATACCACTAATTTGAACGGTCCTTTCTCTTGTCTATCGCTTTTAGAAATCGATCTGTCATGTCGGGAAAACCTCTTCAAGCGCTTAACAGCGTTCAAATTAACGCCAAAAGCAACGGAATCATCCATACTCCCGCCAAGGCAGCAGTTTCGAAACCAGAaatccatcatcatcgtcgcAAACAAAAGCTAAGCTCTCTTTGTAAGACTCCTCCAAGTGTCGTTCGTACCAGAAACGGTAGGGGCTATCACAGAGGTATGTTTTTAGGTGAAGGTGGCTTTGCAAGATGTTTTCAGATGAAGGATGAGTCCGGTAAGATATATGCTGCCAAGACTGTCGCCAAGGCTTCGATTAAGAACGAGAAGACCAAGACAAAACTGCTATCCGAGATTAAAATCCACAAGAGTATGTCACACCCCAACATTGTCAAATTCGTTGACTGTTTCGAAGATGACGTCAACGTCTATATTCTCTTGGAAATCTGTCCAAACCATTCACTTATGGATCTattgaagagcagaaagTTCGTTAGCGAGCCTGAAGTTCGCTTCTTCATGACCCAGATCATCGGTGCTGTGAGATATCTTCACGGTCGCATGGTGGTTCATAGAGATTTAAAGTTGGGTAACGTTTTCTTTGATCCTGAAatgaatttgaaaattgGTGACTTTGGTTTAGCCACTGTACTCAATCCTCCTTATAACAAGAGATATACCATTTGTGGTACTCCGAACTATATCGCTCCGGAAGTTTTGGGCGGCAAAAAGACCGGCCACAGCTATGAGGTGGATATCTGGGCAATTGGAATTATGATGTATGCCATGTTGTTTGGCAAACCTCCTTTCCAAGCCAAAGATGTTCAGGTGATCTATGAAAGGATCAAGCGTAACGAGTACAGATTTCCATCCgattcttctgtttctgagCAAGCCGTTGATCTTATCAATATGTTGTTGAAGCACAACCCTAAAAGTAGACCTAGTTTAGACGACATTTTGCAGCATCCTTGGTTTACATCGGGTCCATTCCCATCAAGAATTACCACGGACTCGCTCAAGGGAACCCCTAGCAACTTCTCCATGCTAACAAGAGAGGAATCGTTGatcaactttgaaaatacCAAGAATCATGCCGGTATCGGTCATGATCCAACGGTTCCCGTGGAGATACTTACTAGCGATCTTCACAGCGAGAGACCTAAAACGCTCCTACCCCATTCTTTATCACCAGATAACAACAAGAGCAAATACCGGGAGATTATCAGCCCTATGGGAGGCAACGGTAATGTTAATGTCAAACCTTATAAGAGCAAGCTGTCGAGTGAACTCAATAGGGTGACTTATGAAAGTAAGATGGTGCAGTTATTGAATGAATCGCTGTCCAGGACGCTAACCAACCTTAAACAGATTGAAGATGGCACCACGGCAAATAATGTGCACAATATAGACCAGGTGGAGACACCAGTATTGGTTTCAAAATGGGTGGACTACTCAAACAAACATGGTTTTGCATACCAACTTACGACAGGATCGATTGGCGTGCTTTTCAACTCGGGATATACAGTATTGAAGAATCCCGAATACACCAAAGTTTGTATCATCGAACCAGTTGTTGAGAGAGGTTGGGATGTCCATAGTATGCAGCCAAACGATGTTCCTCCTTTCATGGAACGAAATGTTGAGATAGTGGATTTTTTCCAGAAGTACATGAATGCACATCTCTCGGATGTGGCCAATGGAGCGGATGAAGACGCACCAGAGGCGGtctttttgagaagatacACGAGAGACGATAACTACATTATGTTTGAGATGAGCAATGGCAGCTATCAGTTCAACTTCAAGGATCACCACAAGTACGTACTATCACAGTATGGTGAGTATATCACACATGTTTCTCctgccaagaagattgagacTCTTCCGCTAGAATATGTGATCAGCCAGGGAAACTTTCTACAGTATAAAGACGAGTACTTTGACGTAAAGTACGAGTTTCTCAAGCACGCACTCAGGGAGAAAATAGCTATGTAACGTAATAAGCAGAAAGGCAGAAAATATTAAATTAAGCTAAACTATCGTACAGAAAGATAGTAAAAAATATACACGTGATAAATGCACGTGATCAAGTGCACATGCTTTTCCAATAGGCATTCCATATATTACTCGGGTCGCTCGCTTCGTTAGCAAAGCTCTATTTTACAGATTTATAACACCTCCTCATTTTCAGTAGCAGTCAACAAGGACTTCAATTCCCATTCTCTCTTGAACTTCTCGTTCAAGACTCCCAGTTTGAAAATTAGCCTGGTACAGGCATTTCTAAGAGCCGTTCTAGGCTTataatcttcttcagtctGGATCCTCATTAGGAAATTGGCGAATAATGGATGCTGAACTTTGTAGGCGGCAAAAATGACCTTCGGATCGTTGATCAACTCCTGCCTAAGCAAGTTACCAAGAGTGTGGTCCTCCCTTTCGAACTTAACAATGATACAGTTAGGCACACGAGAGTCCGGCGTTATTCGGATCTTCGACACACCATCTGGTAAAATAAAAAGCTCGAATCTGTCTGGGGCATTCATTGTCAGCAGGGAGTACAGCTAATAGAGATAAACAAAGACCGTCGATGGTTAATAATTCACATACATAGTCAGGCTGTTCAGccattgaaaaatttttaggATTATGTAAGCGATATcaaccttttctttcttttgttaCTGATgatttaatttttttttggccGCTGTCGCAAAACTCGAACCGCCCTATCTGGTGGATCTTATGGCTCCAAAAGGCCTTGAGGTCCATATTGTTTCCCCGTAGATTTCactctttttttctgtCAACTCTACTTTATTTGTTTATTATCCATTCCTGATTCATCACACCTCACAATGCCCCAAGGCAATTGGCAGTCTGTTGATTCTAAGGATAAACCAAGTTATCCGTAAGCATGTCCCATGAATATCGTCTCTTGTTATAATCATAATCATACTAACTCTAACTTTTCATTCTACAGTTCTGTTCAAAGTGCCAACGTTCTTCTGCCAACCACGGCAATTGAAAACGGTAAGTTAAATATAAGCAGAGTATCCATCTCCTCTCAGGACTTCTTACTAACCATTCTTTTCACACAGGACAACAACAAGTCTATCAAATGCCTATTCTTCCTGGCATCAACAATCTGACCAGATATTCGATGGATGCACACGATTCCAACGTCAATAATGCTACATCTGCTACCGTGTCCGCCACCGCTTCTGCTACAAAGGCTTTGTTTCAACCGCCACAGCCAGGACAGACTTACCGTCCTTTGAACGTCAAAGACGCTCTCTCCTATTTGGACGAGGTCAAAATTCAATTCAGAAACCAGAATGAAGTCTACAATAACTTTCTTGACATCATGAAAGACTTTAAGAGCCAAAATATTGACACTCCCGGTGTTATCGATCGCGTTT
This sequence is a window from Brettanomyces nanus chromosome 3, complete sequence. Protein-coding genes within it:
- the TOP1 gene encoding DNA topoisomerase 1 (BUSCO:EOG09340I5W), with translation MPVSTSGEEDDVPLPVFSRRRHTIKTEDDDEYVAPKVSRKREEKEKNDSEDEIVLYSKRKRQSKDKGDKRRKLKKVKKETKVREGVKEKRVEKESKVKKEKKVKKESKESTMKKESKVKKESKVKKEIKLKKEEQIKEEVDLYKWWENQDDFDGEIKWHTLEHHGVIFPPEYKTLPKSVRLIYGGEPVSLPPAAEEVAGFFGAMIGTENAKNPVFQKNFFHDFIEVLKENGGCPEAEIKEFDKCDFSKMYAYFEKEREKKKALPPQERKRVRDERLKSEEKYKYCLLDGRKEQVGNFRIEPPGLFRGRGAHPKTGKLKRRVYPEQVSLNLGKSAPVPSPPRGHKWGEIRHDNTVAWLAMWRENISNSVKYVRFANNSTLKGVSDFKKFEKARALKNYIDAIRTDYRKKLKSRLMIERQIATATYLIDVFALRAGGEKSEDEADTVGCCSLRYEHVFLKPPNVVIFDFLGKDSVRFYQEVEVDMQVFKNLRIFKKEPKKPGDDLFDRLDPSILNKYFHSYLPGLTAKVFRTYNASKTMQEQLDLIPNKGTVNEKVVQFNAANREVAILCNHQRNVSKGFEAGVQKMNEKIEEMQWRKIRLKRILLQMEKKLKKKKGDYFVEIDELSKETEKEIVERVLENEKERDEKRYTREKQKLDWDKKKLSKEEYKQKSEALKEDRKKRAEKFKEKSKQLKAEARSHKYELKGSMTVEKIEKQVEKLEERITNTNLQRKDKEDNSTVALSTSKVNYIDPRLTVMFSKKFDVPIEKLFTKALREKFAWAIESADAEWRF
- the RPB11 gene encoding DNA-directed RNA polymerase II core subunit (BUSCO:EOG09344EYE); protein product: MNAPDRFELFILPDGVSKIRITPDSRVPNCIIVKFEREDHTLGNLLRQELINDPKVIFAAYKVQHPLFANFLMRIQTEEDYKPRTALRNACTRLIFKLGVLNEKFKREWELKSLLTATENEEVL
- a CDS encoding uncharacterized protein (EggNog:ENOG41); protein product: MGFVYNQLFKRLPYPTGSYAGKTVIVTGSNTGLGLEAARHFARLGASKLILGVRNLKKGEEAKKDIESTTKCGKNVIEVWKVDMSSYDSVKQFATKVNKKLERLDTFLANAGVAKTRFELAEENETSITVNVVSTFLLVGLIMPKLKETALKFHTRPNLTITSSEVHAWTKFPAKSAPEGKIFDTLSDKDFLEKNMGDQYQVTKLLEVLAVRYLVEHHDFPVTIDLVNPGFCKSQLGREVNSWIFSLGQLILAISAEAGSRNLVFAASRDATYNGNYVSYCELTQPSDFVLSDEGKKVQERVGNELMKKLETIQPGITENF